The region AGGTCCAAATTTCCAGCAGCCACCTCACCACATCATACCTCTTCCTCACGTGCCTGATCACTGAAACTCTGGTTTGCCTTGAAGAAAGACTCTCTGTCTCGATGCTAACTGAGAAAGTAAAGCTTTCTGAGTGCACATGGTCACATGACTTCCCACTGAAACGCATGAACTTTTTTCCGTCCTCACAGACACACTCGGTTGTActtaccaaacacacacatacacaaacagtcTTCCTGTTGATTGAGCCCTGACAGACCACCACAGCCTTCATTATATTTTGCCATGACCACTGGCTTATACTTGCAtacacttttatttctttttttaaggcACACCTACATACAAGCTCAGACATAATCCTGTCACTTCAACCCAGAGCAATATTTTCGAGTTTCTACTTTACGATGGTAGTTTAGTTTCTggtcatgaaagaaaaatggattTCCTAAAGAACTGTGTTGAAGCCATGCCTGAAACAAGAGGATCACAGATTAGAAAATCTTGGATTCTTTTATGAGCCTAGACATGTTAAGGTATTAGTGTCTGATTGACTTGGAATaaagtgtttaaatttaaagtgaACTGTTTGTAATTTGATCTTGATGAATCCCTGGGATTTTTGATGTACACTATTGCTAATTCTCCAGAAGATGGCACTGCCTTACTAACCTTTATGTAAACAATTAGTGACTGGCTGCTTCTTGTCACAGCAGTGCGTGACTGCAACCGGCTGGCATCCTGCTCAAATCTGCTGTTGGATTCCTGGGGTCATCTCTCTCAGGatagcaaacaaaaacatttttacagtgtACTCAGGACTGTTCTGGCAGATGGAACTTCCTGTGCTGGATATATCAGTTGTCATTTCAGATAAGGCTTACTGGCTAAATTAGGTCTGTCAGAAGTGTGCTTGGAGTTTCTTGAATGGGGATGTCATAGTTGCTAACATACCATTGATGAAGAGCAGGTTCGTGAGGGTAACAAAGCTCTGCTACATTTACAACatcctatttaatttatttatggcCTTTTCTGCTTTCCTTCCACTTATACACAAATGTCTTTGGTGACCCTATTCTGAAAGAGTGTGAGCCATCTATTGTCATGCACATTGCAATGGCTGCATTAAATAAAAGGAGCCTCTTGTTATTGAGAATAGACAAGTGAATACAGTCATCAAAACTGAGGATTGCCTGTAGATGTTCCTCACCCCCAAGTTTCTATCgtttttcttcctgttgttAGGCATTGTTATTGTATTTGTGAGCCGGCAGCAGGAGGTAGGACCACTACCATTTAAAATGTAGTAGTAGGACGGAGGTGTTTTGACCTGTTATTTAGTTTTTAACATGACACTGGTCgacacacatcaaacacactAGACACAAACACCATTGTGGTATACATAGCGACTCTACAGTTCATTTCAGTTTAACTAAAGTAGGCACAGTGGagtgttgttgcttttttgctGTGTTATTacacaaatgtcaaaaaaagaaaagatttcagATGGCATCAGGAAGGCAAAATTCTGAAAGTGCATGTCAGGATTGAATCCAAACCTGTTATTGACATTAtacttttcttcctcttctctgtgtgtgtttcctgaacatgcttatattattattttttggttaGTTTAAAGTATGGCAGTAAAACAGACCTTTACTTCCTTTTTATTTGGCTGACAATACTTTGGGGTCTAAGTGTAACAGATAGCTTCTGTTATAGAGGTTGTAGAATATGTGGTGGGACAAACCTGTTGATGGAGTGAAAGGCTTGAAGAGGTGAgctgatgtttaatgttttgaGGATTAGGAAAGGTAAGGAGTGCAAACTGGTCGACCTCCTTGTTCCAGCACTCAGTGTTTATAACTTGGTGTAAATGTTGCAGTAGTTAGTTAAGTAGTTATTAAAACTGAAGCTATACTTTTTTCCCTCTGTCTTGTGGAAGAATGTTGCGTTAATCCCATACTTCTCTTTGTGCGGTTGTCAATCCACTGTGCTGCTGAAAAATATTTATCGTCCATAGCCCATTTCTTTGGAGTAAATTGAAATATGTGTTTCACAAGTCTGTTTTGTTAAGTCAAGCAAAAATACTGACCTGAGCTATTTATCGAGTGTTGGTTAAAGTGATTTAGTTGTCTGTTGTTCAGAAACTAACTGAGAACTGTCAACACTTGCAGCTTTAGAAATTACTCAAACTAGAGCAcgtctttgtcttttatttcagaGGATTTCGTCATCCAATGTTCAAgtttgtaatgtgtttttttcccctgagaCACAGACTGTACTCTGGGGCATCAAGATAAGAATTTTCACGTAGCTATGTTTCAGCTCTTTACAGTTACTGTACCATATCATGCTACCTAACAAGGAAATAGATCAGAGGTCAAGGCCTCTGTCTGGCTGGGTACACACCCATTCAGAGCAGGCTGCCTCCTGCTTTGTAAATATGAAGTGGTAATTATGAAACAGCACTTTACTGCAGCACAtagtttattttacaataaGTTTTTTCCCCACATTGGAAcctttcagtttgtttgtttttaaacaccGGTGATGcacctttttttgtctttttaatagttgtctgtgtaggttttcAGTAATTCAGGACatagttatccaaagctgtttaaatcaatccactggactgttAAGTAAGTTTTACTGGTTTGGCCTTGAAATTTTCAAGCCAGCAGGCATTTAATGtctgttaaaacattaaatgtgcTTCTCACGCAGTCATGAATGGTATTTGATTCTGCAGTCCGTGTTTCTAAACAgtgtaatataaatttaaactATAAAGATAGAATTTCCTGGAACTTTGGCCAGAAACACTCAAGGAAGCATTGGTTTCCTGATTTTTAGATTGTCGGGTTGAAAAACTGCCAGCATGTGAGAATGAGGGTAGAGAGAATCTTTGTTTGGGATCGGTCAATAGAACAGAATAGGTATGCTAATACAACCATTTAAAAGATAGTAGACTGACCTCTAAGCTTAAGtgaaaggtttttattttaatgtaaatgtttctATCATGTGGAGCCTCTACCCACTGAAATGATCAAAGGGTGCTTGTGGCTCCATCATCATTGTTGGAAGGGACTTCAGCCTAAACGTAtgaatggttactgcctggggaaaaaatttttctttggaAAATGCAAATACCATTTTAATGCTTAAGTTTACTAAACGATTTTTGGAATTAATACCTAAGATCACCTTAATctgcatctcattctttcctcTCTGACCTTTAGCCTGATTACTCTGCTGTCACAGGAAGGAAGTTGACGTCTTTCATCAAGTGTACAAGCAGGAAATAGTTATTAGTAGGGCCGTTACTAAGCAGTACAGCACCTTATAGATAGCATATAGATGTATATTTGATAGTTCTTTACTTCACTGCCAGTTGTTGAAActcttgtcatgttttttttttttcaaatagtggactagttttaaatgtgttcttgattatttcttctccttgGTAAAATTGCTTGAGGGCATATACAGACAATGCACCACTCCTAGATTGGACCAGTCCTAACAGctcacaaatattttattgcttCATCTAGAGGTAGATATGTTTTTCTTAACCCGTCATGGGGCAAATCGCTACGAGAATTGGACTGAAGGTTTCATGGAATGGACCTTGTTATGTTAAACATGTCGATGCCTGCATCGTTGTGGTCTTTGTATGTTTGAGAGAGAGTTAGAGTGTATACACTGGTTTATTTCATGCTCGTTTGGTTTGGGGGGGAGTGGTTATGTTTGACGTCACTGACTACGGAGTGTCACACCATTCCTACACCAAGTGGCTTCCTCTTGCTATCACAGACGGCAGAACTGCAACAGCTTCCTCTTGGTAGGATGTGGGGAACCTCTCTGTAACTAGGACTACTGCATTTAAAACATGAAGAGgattataaaatcatttttgggcgttatccacatttttttttaaattctataaGTCATTgactttaatttgtttaataTAATTCATAAATTATATGGTGTTGAGTTTCTTTTGTATCTAAGAAAATGCCTACAGTCAGTAGGTATGTGAGTTTTCGTTCTTCAAAGAGATGTAAGAGGTAAGGTGATCCTTCAGTTCTTTTGTTgatggtaatttttttaaacttaagtTATTTTGTTCTGACGGTTACTAAATGACTCATGTAGACATTCAGATTTTATTGTGTAAGCTCTTTTGTGTCGTTGctattttacatatttagaCTCATGCCATTAGCGTTACTTGTATTCCAGTAAACATTTTGGGTCTTCTGTTCCTAGTCAGGGATGGACCACAGCCTTTTAGAGAGCACATTGCTTGTTGTAAATCATGCAGCTCTTCTTACACACAgccatttgtttttttgatgacTGTTGACATTGCATATTTACAGAGGGTTGTCAGTTCTAGAGCGTCACACCATATTGATCAGCTTGTATAGTAATTACACAATAAAACTTTATGGAAAAGGTTCATGTTTCCCCATCAATCGTAAAGATAAGCACATATTCTTctaaatgttactgtagtcatcCTAGAGCCTAAATAGTTAAATCTGCAAGTctccaaacaaacattttattcatagcTGAAATGGAGTCGGACGATTTTCGGTGGCCAGAGATAACATAACAACTGACTGTATGTGCAGAGGCCAAAGGTTTTATCAATGAACATTTTGCATGTGTCCTTTTTTCTAATATTCAGCAGTTACCCAGTGGAGACCAGCGGTGGGGGGCTGCCTGCTAAAGTGAAGAAAAGCAGGGGCACCTTAAGCAATGGCAGCATTAAGAAAGCGGAGGCGAGGAAAGCCCTGAGCTTGGAGGCGGCCCAGCTAGAGatagaacaacaaaaaaccatCACCAGACAAGCAGCCATCAGCAGGTAGGAATGATGTGTTGAAACAAGATGTTTCAGTATTCAGCTTATGTAATCTTAAAGGTTTTCAATTGTCTCAAATTAATCCACACAGGTATTGTTATTTATATCTATAAAATTGAATCGCAGCTGAAATTTTTATTCCTGTTAGATGtgcttgaaatgtttttttctgtcttagaAATTAGAGGTAGCTgatgatagctctggggggttTCTGACTGTATCACCAGATCTGACATGATTCTCAGCTGCTGTTCAGTTGTGTCATGGAATGACTGCATGGCTGTTTTTTGCCGACTGCTTCCACAGGATTCAAATACCTGTGGTAAACATGCATGCCTGCGACTTTATGCCTGTAAGCATAGTCCAGTCAAGGAATAGTCTGAGACTTAATCTTTCAGTGAACATGGTGGATATTTTCCTGCATTTTGTAGCACTTGTGGGTTCCCACTGCCAAGTTCTCGTTCAAGACAAGCATGGAACCATTCAGTTTCTTTAACGTATGAATTGATTTGGGCAGCAGTAGCCCAGTCCGCTAGGTCTTGGGCTGACGACCAGAGACTAGCTGATTCAAGACCCACCCATGGACCAAAAATTTCAAGTGTTAACTGGtagttggagaggtgccagttcacctccatAGCACTGCCGAGGTCCCCTCAAATAAGGCATTGTCCCCAAACAATTTGGTCATTGGTCGCACAAGagaggagctgcccgccactcagCCATCATCCTTCTCCtttgcatgcctgtgtgtgtgtgtgtgtgtgtgtgtgtgtgtgtgtgtgcgcgcacacgcacacgctaGTGCCTGCATgtgtaaaaatatgtaaaagagtgggatgaataaagtatcaGTCTTCTTATCAAATGATCATCTTGACCATGTGTGATACCAGAGTTTGCAGGAGTCACATTCATGTCCTGTAGTGACAGTATTCTCACTTGAACTCGACCGTACTGATAGTTGAGCTGTTTTTCTCCTCAGGTCACAGACATTTGACCTGGACAGCCGAGGCTGTGAGAAGACTGAGGGCACTGGCACACGAAGTGTAAGTTTTAATGCAGATATTTGGCATACTTTCCGTGTAACATCATTTTCTGTGAAATTTATTGTGGCCTTAGAAAAGTTTGGTGAATGCTGTTCCCAACAGTCAATTGTTAATTCATAACTGTAAGCGTCCTGATTTTTGATTTTAGAGTTTTATGAAGCACAACAAGACATTCCACCAGTTGTTTCCAGACATTCCTAAGAATGAAGATTTGCTTCATGGTAGGTGATGAAGACTGAAATAGAGAATAAATGACTCAATAGCTGATGtccataaaattaaatgttggCACTCTTCTTTCCCAGCATACATCTGTGCCCTGCAGAAGGAAGTCCCCTACCATGGCCGCCTGTATATCACTGACACCAATGCCTGTTTCTACTCCTCAGTTTTGCTCAAGGATACTAAGGTAGACTGCATTTCTGCACTTGCTCCTCTTCATCTATCACATTGTCATGGCAGAATTGTtctcaaatatatatatataaaaaataaatagctatttttttttgtcttgattgaaatttaacaatattattttacgaaaataaatgtgaatctgTGCTTTCGCAGGTGATTATTCCCGTGTCCTGCATCAGTATGGTGAAGAAGCAGAACACAGCGTTGCTGGTCCCTAATGCCTTATCAGTTCGCACATCGGAAGGAGATAAGGTCAGTTTTTCACTTCACGCATCACATTGCTATCCTGGTAAGCTTGATGGGGCTGCAATATCCACAGGTTTGGGAGCTGTACAGGTGgttaatgtttttacattttttccttttttcagttCTTATTTGTGTCGCTGAGGAACAGAGAGTCCTGTTTCCAACTGCTACGCTCTGTTTGCCCTCAGATAGAGgtgagtttttcatttttaagataTACAGAAATCATGCAATGGAATTGTGATAAGAATGTAAGGATATTGTTTGGAATTATCTTATGGATGTATTTTAACAGTGTATTTTTGCTTGAGTTCCAGGAATCTAGTCAGTCATGCTAATGTATCAAATCAAAATCTTTGTTGCAGAATGGAAGCACAAACAGTAGCCCTGTCTTCTCCTCGGCTGAAAACAGCTTTGAAAAGAGCAAACTTGTGGTAAAATTAATCTTTTATGTTCTTTTAACAGAGCACATTGTGGCACCATTTTCAAACCTTGTGGGTGTTTAATGTTAGGTTAATGGTTTCTTATGAAATACTTTTCTCTGTTTATTTGACAGAATACCAGTCAGTCCAGTCTGGATGGCAGCTTTGACCAGTTTGATGGTTCTGAGTCACATTCTTTACAGGAAGAGCCTCTGCACAGACCACACAGAGGTGAGAGCTTTAATCCTTGACATGACTCATTCAAATGCTAAAGAGCAAACCCAGTTTAATTGAGGTGTTACCTGTACCTCAAATTATGTATGACAAATAAGTACCTTTATTTCTCTCATTTCCATGATAGCTAGTTGACATCCAAAATGCCAGGTTTCTTAAATGCCAGGTTTCTTAAATGACTAACTAATGACTAACTTCTCTTCTTCCTGCAGAGCGAGTGCCGAGTATGAATAGTTCACCTTTTAGAAATCTGCACATGCACCTGAGTGACAGCTCGTCTTCAGATGACCTCTCAGTATCAAGTAAGCCATCatattaaatatatgtaaattaaattccacccccacccccaaaaaaaagaagaaaaagaaaaacaaacctgaTGATTTTGTCATGTTAACATCTCCTGTTTCAGGAATTGGTGGCTCGTGGGTTTGGAGTGTGACAGAAAAGGCCAAATCCCTTCTGGTTCAGAGAGAGGCCAGCACCCTCAACTCTCTGCTCTTCATTTACTTGATACTGTAAGTAACTTGTCCTCTCAAAAAGTATGTTCTGTCTTCTCTTGCCTGTACAATTCCTTGCTGTTCATTACATAAAATGTGATTGTTGATTTCCAAGTTACACTCCTTTAAAAGAAGAATGTCAGAATCTAA is a window of Antennarius striatus isolate MH-2024 chromosome 7, ASM4005453v1, whole genome shotgun sequence DNA encoding:
- the si:zfos-943e10.1 gene encoding GRAM domain-containing protein 2B isoform X3, whose amino-acid sequence is MPTVSRYVSFRSSKRCKSSYPVETSGGGLPAKVKKSRGTLSNGSIKKAEARKALSLEAAQLEIEQQKTITRQAAISRSQTFDLDSRGCEKTEGTGTRSSFMKHNKTFHQLFPDIPKNEDLLHAYICALQKEVPYHGRLYITDTNACFYSSVLLKDTKVIIPVSCISMVKKQNTALLVPNALSVRTSEGDKFLFVSLRNRESCFQLLRSVCPQIENGSTNSSPVFSSAENSFEKSKLVNTSQSSLDGSFDQFDGSESHSLQEEPLHRPHRERVPSMNSSPFRNLHMHLSDSSSSDDLSVSRIGGSWVWSVTEKAKSLLVQREASTLNSLLFIYLILVVMLLLSSGYIGLRIVALEEQLTSLGALPEFTLQSGYHQDT
- the si:zfos-943e10.1 gene encoding GRAM domain-containing protein 2B isoform X4, which gives rise to MPTVSRYVSFRSSKRCKSYPVETSGGGLPAKVKKSRGTLSNGSIKKAEARKALSLEAAQLEIEQQKTITRQAAISRSQTFDLDSRGCEKTEGTGTRSSFMKHNKTFHQLFPDIPKNEDLLHAYICALQKEVPYHGRLYITDTNACFYSSVLLKDTKVIIPVSCISMVKKQNTALLVPNALSVRTSEGDKFLFVSLRNRESCFQLLRSVCPQIENGSTNSSPVFSSAENSFEKSKLVNTSQSSLDGSFDQFDGSESHSLQEEPLHRPHRERVPSMNSSPFRNLHMHLSDSSSSDDLSVSRIGGSWVWSVTEKAKSLLVQREASTLNSLLFIYLILVVMLLLSSGYIGLRIVALEEQLTSLGALPEFTLQSGYHQDT
- the si:zfos-943e10.1 gene encoding GRAM domain-containing protein 2B isoform X1: MLENKRERLKTFLRKIDEKAIVRIKHFMKESSYPVETSGGGLPAKVKKSRGTLSNGSIKKAEARKALSLEAAQLEIEQQKTITRQAAISRSQTFDLDSRGCEKTEGTGTRSSFMKHNKTFHQLFPDIPKNEDLLHAYICALQKEVPYHGRLYITDTNACFYSSVLLKDTKVIIPVSCISMVKKQNTALLVPNALSVRTSEGDKFLFVSLRNRESCFQLLRSVCPQIENGSTNSSPVFSSAENSFEKSKLVNTSQSSLDGSFDQFDGSESHSLQEEPLHRPHRERVPSMNSSPFRNLHMHLSDSSSSDDLSVSRIGGSWVWSVTEKAKSLLVQREASTLNSLLFIYLILVVMLLLSSGYIGLRIVALEEQLTSLGALPEFTLQSGYHQDT
- the si:zfos-943e10.1 gene encoding GRAM domain-containing protein 2B isoform X2, with protein sequence MLENKRERLKTFLRKIDEKAIVRIKHFMKESYPVETSGGGLPAKVKKSRGTLSNGSIKKAEARKALSLEAAQLEIEQQKTITRQAAISRSQTFDLDSRGCEKTEGTGTRSSFMKHNKTFHQLFPDIPKNEDLLHAYICALQKEVPYHGRLYITDTNACFYSSVLLKDTKVIIPVSCISMVKKQNTALLVPNALSVRTSEGDKFLFVSLRNRESCFQLLRSVCPQIENGSTNSSPVFSSAENSFEKSKLVNTSQSSLDGSFDQFDGSESHSLQEEPLHRPHRERVPSMNSSPFRNLHMHLSDSSSSDDLSVSRIGGSWVWSVTEKAKSLLVQREASTLNSLLFIYLILVVMLLLSSGYIGLRIVALEEQLTSLGALPEFTLQSGYHQDT